A part of Candidatus Zixiibacteriota bacterium genomic DNA contains:
- a CDS encoding ATP-binding protein: MHIRRFRDYRIITKQMIGFGLILFIMVMLNGYFITRVGELKDEIDRLTVARIPRVIAISDINSVTAELRLTQLQLAAATDNAERRQLQERMIALVDRINANRDSYEDLRDEFGEHDVYAAEEAALYDEYDRRWDEYQSLSMDFLALSTVAGSDTAMALLNGAARDVFADVSHGLVELVRVNRQASDLASNRAAEAYHRTRGFAVMLLIISVLVSGGTIAVFIRLMTRPVRLLAAAAGQVAAGNLDVRLPVLSGDEIGQLADSFNDMTGSLRRARDKTEEQARQLHLRHGELQKTYAQLEQKSDRLEKQKSEIEQANRDLELAMAQLRETQEQLLMKEKLASLGDLVAAVAHEINNPVGAILSSTDIARRCLVRLEEDDRSNEERAKSMGVLSENIRVMTTASERIATLVRSLKNFARLDEAQYQRVDIHEGLDASLHLLGSDLMQHISVHREYGELPRVLCYPARLNQVFLNLIKNAAESIRGDGVITIRTLAEQRTIRITISDTGRGIPRANLQRIFDIGLRATGERVRMGSGLGTAYRVIQEHGGQIAIDSELNKGTTVTITLPVR, encoded by the coding sequence ATGCATATCAGGCGCTTCAGGGATTATCGCATCATCACCAAACAGATGATCGGTTTCGGGCTGATCCTGTTTATCATGGTGATGCTGAACGGGTACTTCATCACGCGGGTCGGCGAACTGAAAGACGAAATCGACCGGCTGACGGTTGCGCGCATACCCCGGGTGATCGCGATTTCCGATATCAACAGCGTTACCGCGGAACTTCGCCTGACCCAGTTGCAGCTCGCGGCAGCGACCGACAACGCGGAGCGGCGCCAGCTGCAGGAACGGATGATTGCGCTGGTCGATCGGATCAACGCGAACCGCGACAGTTACGAAGACCTGCGCGACGAGTTCGGGGAGCACGACGTGTACGCTGCCGAAGAAGCTGCGTTGTACGACGAGTACGACCGCCGCTGGGACGAGTACCAGAGCCTGAGCATGGATTTCCTTGCCCTGTCGACGGTGGCGGGGAGCGACACCGCGATGGCGTTGCTGAACGGCGCCGCGCGAGACGTGTTCGCGGATGTCAGTCACGGGCTGGTGGAACTGGTGCGGGTGAACCGACAGGCTTCGGATTTGGCCAGCAACCGCGCCGCCGAGGCGTACCATCGCACGCGCGGGTTCGCCGTGATGCTGCTGATCATCTCCGTGCTGGTCTCGGGAGGCACAATCGCCGTGTTCATTCGGCTGATGACCCGGCCCGTTCGATTGCTGGCGGCAGCCGCCGGGCAGGTGGCGGCGGGTAATCTGGACGTGCGATTGCCGGTGCTCAGCGGCGACGAAATCGGGCAACTCGCGGATTCATTCAACGACATGACCGGCTCGTTGCGGCGCGCCCGCGACAAGACCGAAGAGCAGGCGCGGCAACTTCACCTGCGCCATGGGGAGCTTCAGAAGACATACGCGCAACTGGAGCAGAAGTCCGACCGTCTGGAAAAGCAGAAGAGTGAAATCGAGCAGGCCAACCGGGATCTCGAACTCGCCATGGCACAACTTCGCGAGACCCAGGAGCAGCTCCTCATGAAGGAGAAGCTGGCGTCGCTGGGCGATCTGGTTGCGGCGGTCGCGCATGAAATCAACAATCCGGTGGGGGCGATCCTGAGCTCGACCGATATTGCGCGCCGCTGCCTGGTCCGACTGGAGGAGGACGATCGCTCGAACGAGGAGCGCGCCAAGTCGATGGGCGTGCTGTCGGAGAATATCCGGGTCATGACGACCGCGTCGGAGCGGATCGCGACACTCGTGCGAAGCCTGAAAAATTTTGCCCGGCTCGATGAAGCGCAGTACCAGCGGGTTGACATTCATGAAGGGCTCGATGCCAGTCTTCACCTTCTGGGATCGGATCTCATGCAGCACATTTCCGTGCATCGGGAGTACGGCGAACTACCGCGGGTCTTGTGTTACCCGGCGCGGCTCAACCAGGTCTTTCTGAATCTGATCAAGAATGCCGCCGAATCGATCCGGGGTGACGGTGTCATCACGATCCGCACTCTGGCGGAGCAGCGCACCATTCGCATCACGATCAGCGACACCGGGCGCGGTATCCCACGCGCGAACCTCCAGCGGATCTTTGACATCGGACTCCGGGCGACCGGGGAGCGGGTGCGCATGGGTTCGGGGCTCGGGACCGCCTACCGGGTGATTCAGGAACACGGGGGCCAGATTGCGATCGACAGCGAACTGAACAAAGGGACGACCGTAACGATCACCCTCCCGGTTCGCTGA
- a CDS encoding HAD family phosphatase: MIRAVIFDLDGLLSDTERLHVEAYRRVFARYGLSLSESEYAEHWIRAGYGIAEYIASKNLPLEPAIIREQKTEVYHDLVRNGAQPMPGARELVERLRKTMRLAVASSSYRRDVHCVLDSLRLTDRFDLIAAREDASRLKPAPDVFLFVAGRLGLPAGECLVLEDAEKGVRAAHAAGMACIAVPDRFTRDNDFSLAHGVVSSLTDITPALLENLG, translated from the coding sequence TTGATACGTGCGGTGATATTCGATCTCGACGGACTGCTGAGCGACACGGAGCGGCTTCATGTCGAAGCCTATCGCCGGGTGTTTGCCCGTTATGGTCTTTCGTTATCCGAGAGTGAGTATGCGGAACACTGGATTCGCGCCGGCTACGGTATTGCCGAATACATTGCCTCGAAGAATCTGCCACTGGAGCCGGCGATTATCCGCGAGCAGAAGACCGAGGTGTATCATGACCTGGTTCGAAACGGCGCACAGCCCATGCCGGGCGCGCGGGAGTTGGTTGAACGTCTCAGAAAAACGATGCGATTAGCGGTCGCGTCCTCGTCGTACCGGCGCGACGTGCACTGTGTCCTGGATTCGCTGCGCCTGACCGACCGATTCGACCTGATCGCCGCACGCGAGGACGCGTCCCGGTTGAAACCGGCGCCCGATGTATTCCTGTTTGTGGCCGGGCGGCTGGGACTGCCTGCAGGTGAGTGCCTCGTGCTCGAAGACGCGGAGAAAGGCGTTCGGGCCGCTCACGCGGCGGGGATGGCGTGTATTGCGGTGCCCGACCGGTTTACCAGAGATAATGACTTCTCGCTAGCTCACGGCGTCGTATCTTCGCTGACGGACATTACGCCCGCCCTGCTGGAGAATCTCGGGTGA
- a CDS encoding DUF3995 domain-containing protein codes for MLAAILAVIDSVILIAAGILHVYWASGGAWGYPQSNGEFPEAGETLLGDPAFRRKRVIMRSIGLVCFIAAGLVLARVGIVTLPVQGRFVEYSLWALAGLFLLRALGDFRYTGLTRRVHGTVYARWDARLFTPLSLLLSITIFVLNLIAS; via the coding sequence ATGTTAGCCGCCATACTTGCCGTCATCGACAGCGTCATTCTGATCGCCGCGGGTATCCTGCATGTGTACTGGGCCTCCGGCGGCGCGTGGGGATATCCTCAGTCGAACGGCGAATTCCCGGAAGCGGGCGAGACCCTGCTCGGGGATCCCGCATTTCGCCGAAAGCGGGTGATCATGCGGTCTATCGGTTTGGTGTGTTTCATCGCGGCCGGGCTTGTACTCGCGCGAGTGGGTATCGTGACACTGCCGGTGCAGGGGCGATTTGTCGAATACTCCCTTTGGGCCCTGGCGGGGCTGTTCCTGCTGCGGGCACTGGGCGATTTCCGTTACACCGGGCTGACGCGGCGCGTTCATGGCACGGTCTATGCGCGATGGGACGCGCGGTTGTTTACACCGCTGTCTCTTCTGCTCAGCATCACGATATTCGTACTCAACCTCATCGCTTCGTGA
- a CDS encoding sulfite exporter TauE/SafE family protein: protein MDWYIYPLVIAAGFACGFINTLAGSGSLITLPLLIFLGLPANVANGTNRVAILLQTAVGTWSFHQQGVLHLKRGLILALPAIVGAVLGAQVAVNLDERMLRHAIGVLMLVMFVILLVRPKRWLQGHQGLTDKPVSVVQLLVFFAIGFYGGFIQAGVGLFLLAGLVLGAGFDLVKANAVKVLINLVFTVFALGVFLLNDQVDWFVGLILAAGNMLGAWVAARMAVQRGAAFVRWLLIAVVLLSAAVLLGVPELIKRLL, encoded by the coding sequence GTGGACTGGTACATTTATCCCCTCGTGATCGCCGCTGGATTCGCCTGCGGATTCATCAACACGCTGGCGGGCAGCGGATCGCTGATAACGCTTCCGCTTTTGATATTCCTCGGGCTTCCGGCCAACGTGGCCAACGGCACCAACCGGGTGGCGATCCTTCTGCAGACCGCCGTGGGCACCTGGAGTTTCCACCAGCAGGGCGTGCTTCATCTGAAGCGTGGCCTCATCCTTGCCCTTCCCGCGATCGTTGGAGCCGTACTGGGCGCTCAGGTGGCTGTCAATCTCGATGAGCGGATGCTGCGCCACGCCATCGGCGTGCTCATGCTGGTTATGTTTGTTATCCTGCTGGTTCGCCCGAAACGATGGCTGCAGGGCCATCAGGGACTAACCGACAAGCCGGTGAGCGTAGTGCAACTGCTTGTGTTTTTCGCCATTGGCTTCTATGGCGGGTTTATCCAGGCCGGAGTCGGGCTTTTTCTGCTGGCCGGACTGGTGCTCGGAGCGGGTTTCGATCTGGTCAAGGCCAATGCCGTTAAGGTCCTGATCAATCTTGTGTTCACTGTCTTTGCGCTTGGCGTGTTCCTGCTGAACGATCAGGTCGACTGGTTCGTCGGTCTGATACTGGCGGCGGGCAACATGCTGGGGGCCTGGGTGGCCGCGCGCATGGCGGTCCAGCGCGGCGCCGCTTTCGTGCGCTGGTTGTTGATCGCGGTCGTACTGCTCTCCGCCGCCGTACTGCTGGGCGTGCCTGAGTTAATCAAGAGGCTGCTGTAA
- a CDS encoding Fur family transcriptional regulator: protein MTRFESACREQGLKITHQRVEVFRAIYKAKDHPSVEEIYDVVHRRIPSISLDTVYRTVDTFEKLGLVSRFQAPDGRYRFDTNVDLHQHLVCASCGRIEDIHWEGLESLRVPSVPGWSDLHLSSVEIRGLCETCRRKN from the coding sequence ATGACCCGGTTCGAGAGCGCCTGTCGCGAGCAGGGGCTCAAGATCACCCACCAGCGGGTGGAGGTCTTCCGGGCCATCTATAAGGCCAAGGACCACCCGTCGGTTGAGGAGATCTACGACGTTGTCCACCGCCGCATTCCGTCGATATCGCTCGACACCGTCTACCGGACCGTGGATACGTTTGAGAAACTCGGACTCGTGTCCCGGTTCCAGGCGCCCGACGGCCGCTATCGGTTCGATACAAACGTCGATCTGCATCAGCATCTCGTCTGCGCTTCCTGCGGGCGGATCGAGGATATCCACTGGGAGGGCCTGGAGTCGTTGCGCGTGCCGTCGGTTCCCGGTTGGAGCGACCTGCATCTGTCGTCGGTGGAAATCAGAGGCCTGTGCGAGACATGCCGGCGGAAGAATTAA
- a CDS encoding RNA-binding protein, which translates to MNIYVGNLSYNATEDDVRQAFEAFGTVTRVNLITDRMTGKPRGFGFVEMANDDEARAALDALHGADLNGRALTVNEARPRPERGGGGRRGGSGGGGGYRSGGGGGRDRESW; encoded by the coding sequence ATGAATATCTACGTGGGTAATCTGTCGTATAACGCGACAGAAGACGATGTTCGCCAGGCGTTCGAGGCCTTCGGGACCGTGACGCGGGTAAATCTCATCACCGATCGCATGACCGGTAAACCGCGCGGATTCGGTTTCGTTGAAATGGCCAACGACGACGAGGCTCGGGCGGCACTGGACGCTTTGCACGGTGCAGATCTGAACGGTCGCGCGTTGACCGTGAATGAGGCCCGGCCCCGGCCGGAGCGCGGCGGCGGCGGCCGTCGAGGCGGCTCCGGAGGTGGCGGCGGCTATCGAAGCGGTGGTGGCGGCGGTCGCGATCGCGAGAGCTGGTAA
- the msrB gene encoding peptide-methionine (R)-S-oxide reductase MsrB yields the protein MSEKVIKSDAEWRARLTAEQFRILREKGTERAFSGVFDEFFEDGVYTCAGCGAVLFTSETKYNSGCGWPAFFDAAGSAAIDTQSDSSYGMNRTEILCSRCGGHLGHVFEDGPKPTGLRYCVNSAALKFKSSTESDSSGEQK from the coding sequence ATGAGTGAGAAAGTAATCAAGAGCGACGCTGAGTGGCGAGCCCGGTTGACCGCCGAGCAGTTCCGTATCCTGCGGGAGAAGGGGACGGAGCGCGCGTTTTCCGGCGTGTTCGATGAGTTTTTCGAAGATGGCGTCTACACGTGCGCCGGATGCGGCGCCGTGTTGTTTACCTCGGAGACCAAGTACAATTCGGGATGCGGCTGGCCGGCGTTTTTCGACGCCGCCGGCAGCGCCGCCATTGATACCCAGTCAGATTCCTCGTACGGGATGAATCGCACGGAGATTTTGTGCAGCCGCTGCGGAGGACACCTCGGGCATGTATTCGAGGACGGTCCCAAGCCGACCGGACTGCGCTATTGTGTGAACTCCGCTGCGCTGAAGTTCAAGAGTTCGACGGAGAGTGATTCGAGCGGCGAGCAGAAGTGA
- a CDS encoding n-acetylglutamate synthase, whose translation MSDFNFDSRLFRGVENYDDGDLTGEVLFEYHQRDNVVWGEFHGGRIAKGNLVAHMRDDGTLDMLWQYVNIDAHLVGGICISRPEVLADGRYRVRESWSITVGGDAMGTSAIEEVRE comes from the coding sequence ATGAGCGACTTCAACTTCGACAGCCGGCTTTTTCGCGGTGTGGAAAACTACGATGACGGGGATCTGACAGGGGAGGTGTTGTTCGAATACCATCAGCGCGATAACGTCGTGTGGGGAGAGTTTCACGGCGGACGAATCGCGAAGGGCAACCTCGTGGCACATATGCGCGACGACGGGACACTCGACATGCTTTGGCAGTATGTGAATATCGATGCCCACCTCGTCGGCGGCATTTGCATCTCGCGGCCCGAAGTGCTTGCGGACGGCCGGTATCGTGTCCGTGAATCCTGGAGCATTACGGTGGGCGGCGACGCCATGGGAACATCGGCGATTGAAGAAGTACGAGAGTGA
- a CDS encoding 2'-5' RNA ligase family protein: MALLALTYPDLKEADYDWIQSIREKYDQPDYQMIGPHFTLVFPVDGVDRSTFTEHVRTVSRRSVAFPFELRCAVVVYGRYNDKWHVFLSPDQGYSGLVRLHRDLYTGPLADKERFDEPYVPHVTVGKFDTREAAGETAERLDTRRFRIEGKVRTIDIVDYTDGHTTSVDRFELRPE; the protein is encoded by the coding sequence ATGGCGCTGCTCGCTCTGACATACCCCGACCTGAAGGAAGCCGACTATGACTGGATACAATCCATTCGCGAGAAGTACGACCAGCCCGACTACCAGATGATCGGCCCGCATTTTACGCTTGTGTTCCCGGTGGACGGTGTCGACAGGAGTACCTTTACCGAGCACGTGCGTACCGTTTCACGCCGGAGCGTCGCATTTCCGTTCGAACTTCGCTGCGCCGTGGTGGTCTACGGCAGGTACAACGACAAGTGGCACGTGTTTCTTTCGCCCGATCAGGGCTATAGCGGACTTGTGCGACTTCACCGGGATCTGTATACGGGACCGCTTGCGGACAAGGAACGGTTCGACGAGCCGTATGTACCGCACGTGACGGTGGGAAAGTTCGACACGCGGGAGGCGGCGGGCGAGACCGCCGAGCGGCTCGACACCCGGCGATTCCGTATCGAGGGGAAAGTACGCACAATCGACATAGTGGATTATACCGACGGTCACACGACATCGGTGGACAGGTTTGAATTGCGTCCCGAATGA
- a CDS encoding DNA starvation/stationary phase protection protein, which translates to MKTKKEDTMSNSNVTNGLNAILANAIVAYQKLHHYHWQVSGERFFALHAKFEDFYNKFADIVDDVAERILMIGGSPIGTLSEAVKNATIKEDSEIPSADEMVNRVLSDFVILHTQMGKAIEEAEKASDRGTANLLDGMADGLEKDMWMLRAYLQKSKAGRHA; encoded by the coding sequence ATGAAAACCAAGAAGGAGGACACCATGTCCAACAGTAACGTCACCAACGGATTAAACGCCATCCTGGCCAACGCCATCGTCGCGTACCAGAAGCTTCATCATTACCACTGGCAGGTATCGGGCGAGCGCTTTTTTGCGCTCCACGCGAAGTTCGAGGACTTCTACAACAAGTTCGCCGACATCGTTGACGATGTCGCCGAGAGGATCCTCATGATCGGCGGATCGCCGATCGGTACGTTGTCCGAAGCCGTCAAGAACGCCACGATTAAAGAGGACAGCGAGATACCGTCGGCCGATGAGATGGTCAACCGGGTCTTGAGCGATTTCGTCATCCTCCATACCCAGATGGGAAAGGCGATCGAAGAAGCGGAAAAGGCTTCCGATCGCGGCACGGCCAATCTGCTGGACGGGATGGCGGACGGGCTCGAAAAAGACATGTGGATGTTGCGGGCGTACCTGCAGAAGTCGAAGGCCGGCCGCCACGCGTAG
- a CDS encoding RNA-binding protein, translating into MNIYVGNLAYGTGEEELRNAFSQYGEVSSAAVIKDKFTGESRGFGFVEMPSSEEAKAAIAALNGKDVGGRTLRVSEARPRDDRGDRGGGGRGGDRGGRGGDRGGRRDNW; encoded by the coding sequence ATGAATATCTACGTTGGCAACCTGGCGTACGGAACCGGCGAAGAAGAGCTTCGCAACGCCTTCTCGCAGTACGGCGAGGTGTCGAGTGCGGCGGTGATCAAAGACAAGTTCACCGGCGAATCACGCGGCTTCGGCTTCGTTGAAATGCCCAGCTCCGAAGAAGCCAAGGCGGCGATCGCCGCCCTGAACGGCAAGGACGTCGGCGGCCGGACGCTTCGCGTCTCCGAAGCTCGCCCGCGCGATGACCGTGGTGATCGCGGCGGCGGCGGCCGTGGTGGTGACCGCGGTGGTCGTGGCGGCGATCGCGGTGGCCGTCGCGACAACTGGTAA
- a CDS encoding DUF3857 domain-containing protein: protein MIGPWIRRGLVALVLAAVTCGPAAVADDFEWDEISNEDWAVGPDSGKGIFDAVMLFEKVTADHKKLMKSDLKHSVYRRIRIIGATGREWADVEVPFLNLDQKVKEIRGRTVLPDGSTVEFDKTKIREKETFKSKGQKYTQVSFSLPGVSEDCIVEYYIRYDLDSYTAEWIIQKDIPLLRFELNWILPTFNFTVTEEIEEELRDLVTPNYLWLNTHSPIDVQQLPNLKAPERLVVSCGFVPAFKAEPFALPANSLKTKLYTYYGSRVPPPTYWGREAADLEKMSRDFCKKNKELRRIVQRFADLPTDEAKIEAAYNWLRDSILNLSAYDLVEYENGVRKKLTPKDIADVNDLFKYRYGWRPDLDKALVDMLREMNIDAKYCYAKDRFDDLFVSEAKYWQFDRSLVAVPLPQPGKYSFYAVGHEVTPFRSVPWYLEGVQVLLGGANDLMAVVPFSGPDYSTSEINYSVSILDDLSTDAVMQARLTGHDARDVRVTLLDADSTDFAPLLASETEERYRNAKVDSIVVDQLNDITSPVVVSCRLSYPDLTTVGTRLLLKPFDFCTIADNPFSAPERKTVVLFDYACQLNETAFITLPTGYQLQALPHDTSFENEIGRCVVGFQQNGNSVVAQRFFTLNHPFWGAADYSRIQALFQARQAFSGSIVVLQQVEDGDGGIKQSSGR, encoded by the coding sequence AAGAAACTGATGAAAAGCGATCTCAAGCACTCCGTATACAGACGGATTCGGATCATCGGCGCAACCGGTCGCGAGTGGGCTGATGTCGAAGTGCCGTTCCTCAACCTCGATCAAAAAGTCAAAGAGATCAGGGGGCGAACGGTCCTCCCGGACGGCAGTACGGTAGAGTTTGATAAAACCAAGATTCGCGAAAAAGAGACGTTCAAGAGCAAAGGGCAGAAGTATACGCAGGTATCTTTCTCGCTGCCTGGGGTGTCCGAGGACTGTATTGTCGAGTATTACATTCGCTACGACCTCGACTCGTATACGGCTGAGTGGATAATCCAGAAAGACATTCCGCTGCTACGTTTTGAACTCAACTGGATACTGCCGACCTTCAATTTCACCGTTACCGAAGAGATTGAAGAGGAGCTCCGCGACCTCGTGACCCCCAACTACCTCTGGTTGAACACACACTCGCCGATTGACGTGCAGCAACTCCCCAACCTGAAGGCTCCCGAACGGCTGGTGGTCAGTTGTGGATTTGTGCCGGCCTTCAAAGCAGAACCATTCGCGCTGCCGGCGAATTCGCTGAAAACAAAGCTTTACACCTATTACGGATCCCGTGTTCCCCCCCCAACCTACTGGGGCCGAGAAGCGGCAGACCTCGAGAAGATGAGTCGCGACTTCTGCAAGAAGAACAAGGAACTGCGCAGGATCGTGCAGCGCTTTGCTGACCTTCCGACCGACGAGGCCAAAATCGAAGCCGCCTACAATTGGCTGCGTGACAGCATTCTGAATCTCTCGGCCTACGATCTTGTCGAATACGAGAACGGCGTGCGAAAGAAGTTGACGCCGAAGGACATCGCGGATGTGAATGACCTCTTCAAGTATCGATATGGATGGCGCCCCGATCTCGACAAAGCACTTGTCGACATGCTTCGCGAAATGAACATTGACGCCAAATACTGCTATGCCAAAGACAGATTCGACGACCTTTTTGTATCGGAAGCCAAGTACTGGCAATTTGACCGGTCGCTGGTGGCCGTTCCCCTGCCGCAGCCGGGGAAGTACTCGTTCTATGCGGTCGGGCACGAGGTTACGCCTTTCCGCTCCGTGCCGTGGTACCTCGAGGGCGTGCAGGTATTGCTGGGAGGCGCCAATGATTTGATGGCAGTCGTGCCGTTTTCAGGACCCGACTACAGCACTTCCGAAATCAACTACTCCGTCTCGATCCTGGATGATCTGTCGACCGACGCTGTTATGCAGGCTAGACTGACCGGTCACGACGCCCGCGACGTCCGAGTAACACTCCTGGATGCCGATTCCACCGATTTCGCGCCGTTGCTGGCGTCGGAAACCGAGGAGCGGTACCGAAACGCGAAGGTTGATTCGATTGTTGTCGACCAACTCAACGACATCACAAGTCCGGTCGTTGTTTCGTGCCGGTTGTCGTACCCGGACCTCACGACCGTTGGAACGAGACTGCTACTCAAACCCTTCGACTTTTGCACGATTGCCGACAACCCGTTCAGCGCCCCGGAACGTAAAACAGTGGTGCTCTTCGATTATGCCTGCCAGTTGAATGAAACTGCGTTTATAACGCTCCCTACCGGGTATCAGCTGCAAGCCCTGCCGCACGATACGTCATTCGAAAACGAGATCGGGCGGTGCGTGGTCGGTTTTCAACAGAACGGCAATTCAGTGGTGGCTCAGCGATTCTTCACGTTGAATCACCCTTTCTGGGGGGCCGCAGATTATTCCAGAATCCAGGCGTTGTTCCAGGCTCGGCAGGCATTTTCCGGAAGTATCGTAGTGTTGCAGCAGGTGGAAGACGGCGACGGCGGCATCAAGCAGTCGTCGGGCCGCTAA
- a CDS encoding GNAT family N-acetyltransferase, protein MPVPILDAHDFFLRGYVRDDFADFAALMSDPQVTLHTGGPMPVASIARLFESFLVCEMNGPLQSWAVVHRVRQEYLGHAAISESSHASEREMFIALFPRFWRKGSGRQIGSCLIDVTRKHNPGVRLTATVDPDHEAAVRLLEKLGMRIDRWEQDAHGRYPVYAIVC, encoded by the coding sequence ATGCCGGTCCCAATACTCGATGCCCACGATTTTTTCCTTCGGGGATACGTACGCGACGACTTCGCGGACTTCGCTGCATTGATGAGTGATCCCCAGGTAACCCTGCATACGGGCGGCCCCATGCCGGTCGCGTCGATAGCGCGTCTGTTCGAGTCGTTCCTCGTCTGCGAGATGAACGGTCCGTTGCAGTCGTGGGCCGTCGTGCACCGGGTGCGACAAGAATACCTCGGCCATGCCGCGATATCCGAGTCGTCACACGCAAGCGAACGCGAGATGTTTATTGCGTTGTTCCCTCGTTTCTGGCGCAAAGGATCGGGACGTCAAATCGGCTCGTGTTTGATTGACGTGACTCGAAAGCACAATCCGGGTGTGAGACTAACCGCCACGGTTGACCCGGATCATGAGGCCGCCGTTCGGCTTCTGGAGAAACTGGGGATGCGTATTGATCGATGGGAGCAGGACGCGCACGGGCGATACCCGGTATATGCGATCGTGTGTTGA
- a CDS encoding DUF4440 domain-containing protein, which yields MVDTEKAKQELLSADRTFSALSVEKGMRAAFGAYMADDVVIYRGGAAPIEGRTVALPLYPDNPELVLQWEPWFADVAASGDIGYTLGSYTMSAPDSTGVKQESTGNYVSIWKRQADGSWKFVFDTGHPGPRRHVSGQ from the coding sequence ATGGTTGATACGGAAAAAGCCAAACAGGAGCTGTTGTCCGCCGATCGGACCTTCTCGGCCCTCTCGGTGGAGAAAGGCATGCGCGCGGCGTTCGGTGCGTATATGGCCGACGATGTCGTTATCTATCGCGGAGGGGCGGCGCCCATCGAAGGCCGGACTGTCGCTTTGCCGCTGTATCCCGACAACCCTGAGCTTGTACTTCAGTGGGAGCCGTGGTTTGCCGATGTCGCGGCGTCCGGCGATATTGGCTACACCCTCGGGTCGTACACGATGAGCGCGCCCGACTCGACCGGCGTGAAGCAGGAGTCAACCGGCAATTATGTTTCCATCTGGAAACGCCAGGCCGACGGAAGCTGGAAATTCGTCTTCGACACGGGGCATCCGGGGCCCCGACGCCACGTTTCCGGGCAGTGA
- a CDS encoding (2Fe-2S)-binding protein — MVTRCVCFNQSFVDLRKIARKTKARTIGELQQHVTFGRNCCRCHPYVIKMLVTGETVFAVMDEDEAARWLAQGS; from the coding sequence GTGGTCACGCGTTGTGTGTGTTTCAACCAGTCCTTCGTTGATCTGCGGAAGATCGCACGAAAAACAAAGGCTCGGACCATTGGCGAGTTGCAGCAACACGTCACCTTCGGCCGCAACTGCTGTCGGTGCCACCCGTACGTCATCAAGATGCTGGTCACCGGTGAGACGGTCTTCGCGGTGATGGATGAGGACGAGGCTGCCCGGTGGCTTGCCCAGGGGTCGTAA